CCATCGTCATAACAGATCCAACCAGTTTTGAGTCGCGCCATAGCTGTATCTCGGAGGGTTGGATATCGACAGTGTCAAACTCGCTGCTATCCAATTTGAACACGATGTCGTTGGAAGTGCGGAACTTGGTGGGTTGTTTAAAGGAAGCACAACCTGAGATGAGGCATATAAAAAAAAGACCACACACCACAGACGATTTCATGAAACACATCCCTGTTCAATTTAGAGAGTCGATTATAGCTGGTTTGAACTGAGCCGCGCGAAAACGCTTGCACATCATGTTAATGCGCACATTGCCCAGCAAAAAAGGCTCACCCGACTTCCTGAGAACTCGCAAAGCCCATTTCCTGATTTTGTGTGCTGGCAAGAGGAGATCCTGAGGGTTTGGAACAGCATCAATCCATGTGCTGCAGTCCTCCATATCAGCCAGTAGTTCAACAATTCTTATAATCGTGTCATCCGAGATCGACGACGATGTGAAAAGACGGGCGTTTCCATGTCCGTAAAATGAGCCGATGATTGCCCGAATGATATCGACATCATTCTCAGTGATGGTGTCGCTCATGTTTTTCAATTCCTGAAGTCCCATAGCTAATGCCCCGACGATCTCGCGAAGGTCGGGGCAACATAACGCTGAGGCGTGTGTATATTACGCCTCGATCGGCGAGCGCCAGTCGTCGGCACCGGAGGTGCCTGCAACAGCGTGCTCCCAGGTGACCTTGCGGTAGGACAGGGACACAGTGACCAGCTGGGTGAAGTCGGCGTTGCTGGCGTCCTGGCAGTGCGGCATGTTGCAGTTGATGTCGATGATGGTGGCATCTTCGAGGATGGTGGAGAAGAAGTGCTCCTGCTTGCCCTCGACGGAGGTGCGGTACCACTTCAGCTCAACCTTCGGCAGCATTTCGCCGGAAGCCAGGGCGTTGTACATCAGCGGAGTGGCCTTGTTCAGAGCCGAGGTGAACTTGAACGGCTTGTGCACGCGCTGGCCGGAGGGCTGACCGGACTGGGGATCGGTCGGTACGGTGACAACGTGGCTGAATTCCTGCACCAGCACTTCGTCTTCGTGGCCTTCCACGTAGATGTTGCCGACGGAGTCGGAAGTGAATGCACCGGCAGTGATGTTGCCCTGGGTCTGGCCTTCGATACTGATATAACAAGGAGTTGGCATAGTCTGCTCCATGACGTGTGAATGAAAAAAGTCCCTGGGTTACTCCCTGGACACCGGGGATGACTACAAGTGCCATGCCAGGTTGAGAAAATTCAGTTAAAACAGTTGACTAGGTTGTTTCGGGGCAGTCCGGCTCACGGGCGGGGCAATCCTGTACCCGGAAACCGGGCAAGTGGTTGCTGCCTGGGCAAGAAATCGCTCGCTGGGTAGGTCAGCGGATGGCCAATACCGTGAGCAGGGCCAG
The nucleotide sequence above comes from Marinobacter gudaonensis. Encoded proteins:
- a CDS encoding Hcp family type VI secretion system effector, with amino-acid sequence MPTPCYISIEGQTQGNITAGAFTSDSVGNIYVEGHEDEVLVQEFSHVVTVPTDPQSGQPSGQRVHKPFKFTSALNKATPLMYNALASGEMLPKVELKWYRTSVEGKQEHFFSTILEDATIIDINCNMPHCQDASNADFTQLVTVSLSYRKVTWEHAVAGTSGADDWRSPIEA